One Prunus dulcis chromosome 7, ALMONDv2, whole genome shotgun sequence DNA segment encodes these proteins:
- the LOC117635061 gene encoding probable galactinol--sucrose galactosyltransferase 2, whose protein sequence is MTVIPQISINDGNLVVQGKTIFTGVPDNIVLTPGTGVGLVAGAFIGATAAQSKSLHTFPIGVLEGLRFMCCFRFKLWWMTQRMGTSGKDVPLETQFMLVESKGDGEGGDEDDSSSPTIYTVFLPLLEGLFRSVLQGNERNEVEVCLESGDSAVQTNQGQCLVYIHAGTNPFEVITQAVKAVEKHMKTFVHREKKKLPSFLDWFGWCTWDAFYTDVTAEGVEQGLKSLSKGGTPPRFLIVDDGWQQIENKDKDTDAVVQEGAQFASRLTGIKENEKFQKNGHHSEQVSGLKHVVDEAKQHQNVKFVYVWHALAGYWGGVKPAATGMEHYDTALAYPVSSPGVTGNQPDIVMDSLSVHGLGLVHPKKVFNFYNELHAYLASCGVDGVKVDVQNIIETLGSGHGGRVSLTRSYHQALEASVARNFPDNGCISCMCHNTDGLYSSKQTAVVRASDDFYPRDPASHTIHISSVAYNTLFLGEFMQPDWDMFHSLHSAAEYHGAARAVGGCAIYVSDKPGNHNFDLLRKLVLPDGSVLRAQLPGRPTRDCLFADPARDGTSLLKIWNVNKCSGVVGVFNCQGAGWCKIIKKTRIHDESPSTLTASVRATDVDVIAQVAGADWNGETVVYAHKSGEVIRLPKGGSVPVSLNVLEYELFHFCPLKEITSNISFAPIGLLDMFNVSAAVEQVEIHLASDKKPELSNGEDITSLCENGSPTSTIGLKTRGCGRFGAYLSQRPLKCTVDNAETDFEYDSATGLMTITIPVPDEEMYRWSVEIQV, encoded by the exons ATGACGGTCATCCCACAGATTTCAATCAACGATGGGAACTTGGTGGTTCAGGGAAAGACCATTTTTACTGGAGTTCCAGACAACATCGTGCTTACACCAGGGACTGGTGTGGGGCTCGTTGCTGGTGCTTTCATTGGTGCCACTGCCGCTCAAAGCAAAAGCCTTCACACCTTCCCCATTGGTGTTTTAGA GGGTCTCCGTTTCATGTGCTGTTTCCGGTTCAAGTTATGGTGGATGACTCAGAGGATGGGGACAAGTGGGAAAGATGTTCCATTGGAGACCCAATTCATGCTTGTTGAAAGCAAAGGTGATGGCGAAGGAGGTGATGAAGATGATTCTTCTTCCCCTACCATCTACACCGTCTTCCTGCCTCTGCTTGAAGGCCTCTTCCGTTCTGTTCTGCAAGGCAACGAGAGGAATGAAGTCGAGGTTTGCCTCGAGAGTG GAGATTCTGCTGTTCAGACCAATCAGGGCCAGTGCCTTGTTTACATCCATGCTGGAACCAATCCATTTGAGGTTATCACACAGGCTGTAAA GGCTGTGGAAAAACACATGAAAACTTTTGTTCACCGTGAGAAGAAAAAG TTGCCTTCTTTTCTTGACTGGTTTGGCTGGTGTACATGGGATGCCTTTTACACTGATGTCACAGCCGAGGGTGTGGAGCAAGGCCTTAAAAG CTTATCCAAGGGTGGGACGCCTCCGCGATTCCTTATTGTTGATGATGGCTGGCAACAGATTGAAAATAAAGACAAGGATACTGATGCTGTTGTACAAGAAGGAGCACA GTTTGCAAGTAGGCTGACTGGAAtaaaagagaatgaaaaattccaaaagaatggccaCCACAGTGAGCAAGTCTCCGGTCTGAAACACGTTGTGGATGAAGCCAAGCAGCATCAAAATGTGAA ATTTGTGTATGTATGGCATGCTCTAGCTGGTTACTGGGGTGGTGTGAAACCAGCTGCTACTGGCATGGAACACTATGACACTGCTTTGGCATACCCAGTGTCGTCCCCTGGTGTAACGGGAAACCAACCAGACATAGTTATGGACAGCTTATCTGTTCACGGCCTTGGTCTGGTACATCCCAAGAAAGTTTTCAATTTCTACAATGAGCTTCATGCCTACTTGGCTTCTTGTGGTGTGGATGGAGTTAAGGTTGATGTCCAAAACATCATTGAGACTCTTGGGTCTGGTCATGGTGGTAGAGTTTCGTTGACCCGCAGCTACCACCAGGCACTTGAGGCTTCGGTTGCTCGAAACTTTCCTGACAATGGATGTATCTCTTGCATGTGTCATAACACTGATGGGCTCTACAGTTCCAAGCAGACTGCTGTGGTGAGAGCTTCTGATGACTTCTACCCCCGGGATCCTGCTTCTCACACAATTCATATATCTTCTGTTGCTTATAACACCCTTTTCCTTGGAGAATTCATGCAACCTGATTGGGATATGTTTCAT aGTTTACATTCAGCTGCAGAGTATCACGGTGCAGCTCGTGCTGTTGGTGGATGTGCAATCTATGTCAG TGATAAGCCAGGCAACCACAACTTTGATCTTTTGAGGAAGCTGGTCCTCCCTGATGGATCTGTCCTCCGTGCCCAATTACCTGGCAGGCCGACCCGTGATTGTCTCTTTGCTGATCCAGCAAGAGATGGAACCAG cTTGCTCAAAATTTGGAATGTCAACAAATGCTCTGGTGTGGTTGGTGTGTTTAACTGTCAAGGTGCAGGTTGGTGCAAGATTATAAAGAAGACTCGCATTCATGATGAGTCTCCTAGTACCCTCACTGCTTCTGTCCGTGCCACCGATGTTGATGTCATTGCTCAAGTTGCTGGTGCTGATTGGAATGGAGAAACAGTAGTTTATGCTCATAAATCAG GTGAGGTAATTCGGTTGCCAAAAGGTGGTTCGGTCCCTGTGAGTCTTAATGTTCTGGAGTATGAGCTTTTCCATTTCTGTCCTCTCAAG GAGATCACATCCAACATCTCATTTGCGCCAATAGGCCTACTTGACATGTTCAATGTCAGTGCTGCTGTGGAGCAGGTAGAAATCCATTTGGCTTCTGACAAGAAACCAGAGCTTTCCAATGGGGAAGATATCACTTCTCTCTGCGAGAATGGATCTCCAACTTCGACAATTGGTCTCAAAACCAGAGGATGTGGAAGATTTGGAGCGTACCTTTCCCAGCGTCCACTGAAGTGCACTGTTGACAATGCTGAGACTGACTTCGAATATGATTCTGCAACTGGATTAATGACCATTACCATCCCAGTTCCAGACGAAGAGATGTACAGATGGTCAGTAGAGATCCAAGTTTAA